One window of the Planctomycetia bacterium genome contains the following:
- the uvrA gene encoding excinuclease ABC subunit UvrA, with protein MTDAAIIVRGAREHNLRSVDLTLPRNQLIVFSGVSGSGKSSLAFDTLFAEGQRRYIESLSSYARQFLGQLPKPDVDYLSGLSPSISIQQKAGAQNPRSTVGTITEIHDFLRVLYARIGQGYCPTCQIPISAQTKEQIVTRLLASMNGKKCQVLAPVVRGQKGEFKDFFKDLLKQGYVRARVDGAIINLTDDLKLDRQIKHHIEIIVDRLVIEEKGRTRLSEAVESALKLGEGNLILLVETQEPDSARKSKQFATEKPVNADISWQTLTFSARYACTHCGNSYEPPSPQMFSFNSPIGMCMDCDGLGNKIDFAEELLVPDPNKSFYQGAIPLVGPMTHMGRWRKHVFNGLATSKNINLKTPWNKLSRQERDWILHGTPEKIICEWKARGGFIWKHAEDWAGVVPDLMASYKKVSAGPRKMQLEKYMRTMTCPKCKGQRLNRQAASVRVANKTIIETGNMPVGDLADWFAKSGELEKKLDATQKVIAEEALKEIRTRLQFLVDVGLDYLSLDRTAPTLSGGEAQRIRLASQIGCGLVGVLYILDEPSIGLHPRDNAKLLHSLMRLRDMGNTVIVVEHDEETMRAADYIVDFGPGPGIRGGEVVNAGSLKELLQNDRSVTGGYLSGRLEIPVPDERKKPGKQKIKIVGAKHNNLKDIDVEFPLESFICITGVSGSGKSSLINDILLVAARQELRKKNSGKAAEEERGDEEEVAESYEAGAHDKIKGLEHIDKVIAIDQSPIGRTPRSNPGTYIKVFDEIRKLFVAMNQSKIRGYKAGRFSFNVPGGRCEACMGNGSNKLEMDFLADIWVPCTICDGKRFNRETLQVKFKEKNIHDILEMDVQQALQHFSEIPRIQRMLQTLHDVGLDYIKLGQPSPTLSGGEAQRIKLAKELCHKSTGHTLYILDEPTTGLHFDDIQKLLQVLHQFTQDGNTVVVIEHNLDVIKTADWIIDLGPEGGAAGGQVVCVGTPEEVARNSKSYTGQSLKPVLKGQHLLSAADIRKSNGKKSKNQVPQLTEIMIRGASQNNLKHIDVQIPREAMSVFCGPSGSGKSTLAIDTIYTEGQRRYVESLSSYARQFLGQLQKPKVEHVDGLSPAICIEQKTASKSPRSTVGTVTEIHDYLRVLYARLGQCYCPRCQIPVGTQSADEIIEQLLKLPEGTKLYLLAPIERKGQESYSAIWEEIRRSGFVRVRINGTTYDIDQLPEIDHRRKHDVEVVIDRAIVRSSQRSRLAEAVESALSFGKGVMLVAHVQDGVAEKKWKVERYSQHLACSKCNRSFEPLAPHHFSFNSPLGWCPTCEGLGVRQGTSQTSLYRDPQASLRDGALSIWPTTTVPGLLPVLETLAEQESIDLDSEFESLGNDSKRVVLHGNRNEWLKMPSPIEGQPPLKFTYKGIYPAIEEAARVSYVLRQRLSDQLTQSICTTCLGSRLRDDAAAARFSGLTIGGLGALSLSESLNFFKTLKLSTTERKVAGDLLREISNRLQFLVDVGLDYLTLFRSAPTLSGGESQRIRLASQIGSGLTGVLYVLDEPTIGLHPRDNRRLIQALEKLRNLGNTLILVEHDREVIQKADHLLDFGPGAGTDGGTITAQGSPAKVAKMKESLTGGYLSQRLTIPVPSNRRISMNADAIHAPKKQWLSIQGVFHHNLKGVDVNFPLGCLIAITGPSGSGKSSLVQDVLHPALARKLHRAQIQSGAYRDLIGLEHIDKIINVDQSPIGNAPSSNPATYTGVFDLIRQLYAQVPDSKVRGYQPRRFSFNQPGGRCEACVGMGQKKIEMHFLPDVWVTCDVCQGKRYSPETLEIRYKGYNIAEVLNMRIAQALEVFTNVPRIKALLQTLVDVGLGYLELGQAAPTLSGGEAQRVKLAAELGRPNTGKTIYVLDEPTTGLHFDDIRKLLDVLHRLVDLGNTVIVVEHNLDVIKSSDWLIDLGPEAGEAGGKIVTEGTPEWAVDHANNSVTMPILQEILQAGPYLEREKFHKPKEVAVPLEVPLTLKDTDAGNIAMPWEADGPKWHCQDRVSYSGRPCKWDGIALQYAIELIELQNSSSLGNVNWNHRTTVEIAHKTKSRGWFLHASTGDEWLLWLGFRVAKNTFQESTLEHSLKLTSLLKIPGMVAHSGQRRIKVSNPKGPWQSVEIGVYQKADIETPAFKRFLTEAVKSFASVTDQLERSIDSLMPWAKNGEQWHLSSKGFPPGQGCKWDQAILKQLLTSLGKLDPKATYNYNLRDAIHIKPSGASAFWLRIKTKLADALEVICYCKKGQFNLARIEEIASDVHFITNKPKLDEAQFCYSDLKEFNPLKLVAFLKESRAGLIQDYGTGE; from the coding sequence ATGACCGATGCAGCTATTATTGTACGGGGGGCCAGAGAACACAACCTCCGTTCGGTAGATTTAACGCTTCCTCGTAACCAACTTATCGTTTTTAGCGGTGTGAGCGGATCGGGAAAAAGCAGCCTGGCTTTTGATACTCTCTTTGCTGAAGGCCAGCGCAGATATATTGAATCACTTTCCAGTTACGCCAGGCAGTTTCTCGGACAACTTCCGAAGCCGGATGTTGATTACCTATCGGGCCTGTCTCCATCCATCAGCATTCAACAGAAGGCCGGCGCGCAAAATCCACGCTCGACTGTTGGAACCATCACAGAAATTCATGACTTTTTACGTGTTCTGTACGCTCGCATTGGGCAGGGATATTGCCCAACTTGCCAGATTCCCATTTCAGCACAAACCAAAGAGCAAATCGTCACCAGATTGCTCGCCAGCATGAACGGCAAAAAGTGCCAGGTGCTGGCTCCAGTTGTACGAGGTCAGAAAGGGGAATTTAAGGATTTCTTTAAGGACCTGCTCAAACAAGGCTATGTCAGAGCCAGGGTCGATGGCGCAATCATCAACTTGACTGATGACTTGAAACTCGACAGGCAAATCAAACACCATATTGAGATTATTGTTGATCGCTTGGTGATTGAAGAGAAGGGACGAACACGACTCTCGGAAGCTGTAGAATCTGCACTCAAACTGGGTGAAGGTAATCTCATCCTTCTCGTGGAAACACAAGAACCAGACTCTGCTCGGAAAAGCAAACAGTTTGCCACTGAGAAGCCTGTCAATGCTGATATTTCCTGGCAGACACTTACTTTCTCGGCACGTTATGCCTGTACACATTGTGGCAATAGTTATGAGCCTCCGTCGCCACAAATGTTCAGTTTCAACAGTCCCATTGGCATGTGCATGGACTGTGATGGGCTGGGAAACAAAATTGACTTTGCTGAAGAACTGCTGGTGCCTGATCCCAATAAGAGTTTTTATCAGGGTGCCATTCCATTGGTAGGCCCGATGACACATATGGGGCGTTGGCGAAAGCATGTTTTCAACGGACTTGCAACCAGCAAGAATATCAACCTGAAGACGCCATGGAATAAGTTGAGCAGGCAGGAACGCGATTGGATATTGCATGGCACGCCCGAAAAGATCATCTGCGAATGGAAGGCACGGGGCGGATTTATCTGGAAGCATGCCGAAGACTGGGCTGGTGTCGTTCCCGATCTGATGGCCAGCTACAAAAAGGTTTCAGCGGGCCCGCGGAAGATGCAATTGGAAAAGTACATGCGCACCATGACTTGCCCCAAGTGCAAGGGACAACGTTTGAATCGCCAGGCTGCTTCGGTTCGCGTGGCCAACAAGACCATCATCGAAACGGGAAACATGCCGGTAGGCGACTTAGCTGACTGGTTTGCCAAGTCTGGCGAGTTGGAAAAAAAACTGGATGCTACCCAGAAAGTCATTGCAGAAGAGGCACTGAAGGAAATACGAACACGATTGCAGTTCCTCGTTGATGTTGGCCTGGATTATCTCAGCCTTGACAGGACTGCGCCAACCTTGAGTGGTGGCGAGGCACAACGCATCAGGCTTGCCAGCCAGATTGGTTGCGGCCTGGTGGGAGTGTTGTACATTCTCGATGAACCGAGCATAGGTCTGCATCCACGAGATAATGCCAAGTTGCTGCATAGCCTCATGCGTTTGCGTGACATGGGCAACACGGTGATCGTAGTAGAACACGATGAAGAGACGATGCGTGCCGCCGATTATATTGTTGATTTCGGGCCAGGGCCTGGCATTCGTGGCGGCGAAGTGGTGAATGCAGGTTCCCTCAAAGAACTATTGCAGAACGATCGCTCGGTAACCGGCGGCTACCTTTCTGGCCGATTGGAAATTCCAGTTCCCGACGAACGAAAGAAACCGGGAAAACAGAAAATCAAGATTGTCGGCGCCAAGCACAACAATCTGAAAGACATTGATGTTGAATTCCCGCTGGAATCATTTATTTGCATAACGGGTGTCAGTGGCTCCGGAAAAAGCTCCTTGATCAATGACATACTGTTAGTTGCAGCCAGGCAGGAACTTCGCAAGAAGAATTCCGGGAAAGCTGCTGAAGAAGAACGTGGCGATGAAGAAGAAGTTGCTGAAAGCTACGAAGCGGGCGCTCACGACAAGATTAAGGGCCTCGAGCACATTGATAAGGTGATTGCCATCGATCAATCGCCCATTGGTCGCACACCGCGTTCCAATCCTGGCACTTATATCAAAGTCTTCGATGAAATCCGCAAATTGTTTGTCGCCATGAACCAGTCCAAGATTCGTGGCTACAAAGCCGGACGATTCAGCTTCAATGTGCCTGGTGGCAGATGTGAAGCCTGTATGGGTAATGGCTCCAACAAACTGGAAATGGATTTTCTGGCAGATATATGGGTTCCCTGTACCATTTGTGATGGCAAACGCTTCAATCGAGAAACCCTGCAGGTTAAGTTCAAGGAAAAGAACATCCATGACATTCTGGAAATGGATGTACAACAAGCGTTGCAGCATTTCAGTGAAATCCCACGCATTCAGCGGATGCTGCAAACACTACATGATGTCGGCCTGGATTACATCAAGTTGGGGCAACCATCACCCACCTTAAGTGGTGGCGAAGCACAGCGAATCAAGCTGGCCAAAGAACTCTGTCACAAGAGTACCGGTCACACTCTCTATATCCTGGATGAACCAACCACCGGCCTGCATTTCGATGACATACAAAAACTACTGCAAGTATTGCATCAGTTCACGCAGGATGGCAACACGGTGGTGGTCATCGAGCATAACCTCGATGTCATCAAAACTGCAGATTGGATCATTGATCTTGGGCCTGAAGGTGGTGCAGCAGGCGGGCAGGTGGTTTGCGTCGGCACTCCAGAAGAGGTTGCCAGGAACAGCAAATCCTACACCGGTCAATCACTGAAACCAGTGTTGAAAGGACAACATCTTCTTTCTGCTGCTGACATCAGAAAAAGTAATGGGAAAAAGTCAAAGAATCAAGTTCCACAATTGACGGAAATCATGATCCGAGGGGCTTCACAGAACAACCTGAAACATATAGATGTCCAGATACCTCGTGAAGCCATGTCAGTTTTCTGTGGCCCCAGCGGATCAGGCAAAAGTACCTTGGCCATTGATACGATTTACACCGAAGGACAACGGCGATACGTTGAATCGCTTTCTTCCTATGCACGGCAGTTTCTCGGTCAATTACAAAAGCCTAAAGTAGAGCATGTCGATGGCTTATCGCCTGCCATCTGTATTGAGCAGAAAACAGCCAGCAAAAGCCCCCGATCAACCGTTGGCACCGTAACTGAAATCCATGATTATCTGCGCGTTCTCTACGCCCGGCTTGGTCAGTGTTATTGCCCCAGGTGCCAGATACCCGTGGGTACCCAATCTGCCGATGAGATTATTGAGCAGCTATTGAAGTTGCCTGAAGGCACCAAACTCTATTTGCTTGCTCCTATTGAGCGTAAAGGGCAGGAAAGTTACTCAGCGATCTGGGAAGAGATCAGGCGGAGCGGATTTGTCAGAGTGCGGATCAACGGCACCACCTACGATATCGATCAGTTGCCTGAGATTGATCATCGCCGCAAGCACGACGTTGAAGTGGTGATTGATCGTGCCATTGTGCGAAGCTCTCAACGGAGCAGGCTGGCGGAAGCTGTTGAATCCGCCCTCAGCTTTGGCAAAGGTGTCATGCTCGTCGCCCATGTCCAGGATGGAGTAGCAGAGAAGAAATGGAAGGTGGAGCGCTACAGCCAGCATCTGGCTTGTAGTAAGTGCAATCGAAGTTTTGAGCCACTGGCGCCGCATCATTTTTCTTTTAACAGTCCATTAGGCTGGTGCCCCACATGTGAAGGTCTGGGTGTTCGACAAGGAACCAGCCAGACTTCTCTTTATCGCGATCCGCAAGCATCACTGCGGGATGGTGCACTTTCCATATGGCCAACCACCACGGTTCCCGGATTGCTGCCAGTTCTGGAAACACTCGCTGAACAGGAAAGCATCGATCTCGATTCCGAATTTGAAAGCTTGGGGAATGATTCCAAGCGGGTTGTCTTGCATGGTAATCGCAACGAATGGCTGAAGATGCCTTCTCCGATTGAAGGACAACCACCTCTCAAGTTTACTTACAAGGGAATTTACCCAGCTATCGAAGAAGCTGCCCGTGTCAGTTATGTGCTCAGACAACGACTCAGTGATCAACTGACACAATCGATCTGCACTACCTGTCTAGGCTCGCGGCTGCGTGATGATGCTGCTGCAGCAAGGTTTAGTGGCTTAACCATTGGCGGACTGGGTGCATTGTCACTCAGTGAATCTCTGAACTTTTTCAAAACATTGAAACTCAGCACAACCGAGAGAAAAGTGGCGGGCGATTTGCTGCGGGAAATCTCCAACCGCTTGCAGTTCCTGGTCGATGTGGGGCTTGATTACCTGACGCTGTTCCGTTCCGCTCCGACCCTGTCTGGTGGCGAATCGCAGCGTATTCGCCTGGCCAGTCAAATTGGATCGGGCTTGACCGGAGTGCTCTACGTGCTGGATGAACCTACTATTGGATTGCATCCAAGGGATAACAGGCGCTTGATTCAAGCATTGGAAAAGCTCAGGAATCTTGGTAACACCCTGATCCTGGTCGAACATGACCGTGAAGTAATCCAGAAGGCTGATCACTTGCTCGATTTTGGTCCGGGTGCTGGCACCGATGGTGGAACCATCACTGCACAGGGTTCCCCGGCTAAAGTTGCGAAGATGAAGGAATCGCTGACAGGCGGTTATCTTTCGCAGCGTTTAACCATTCCTGTTCCGAGTAATCGCCGAATCAGCATGAATGCTGATGCCATTCACGCACCCAAGAAGCAATGGCTCAGCATCCAGGGTGTATTCCATCATAACCTGAAAGGTGTTGATGTTAATTTTCCACTAGGCTGCCTGATCGCCATCACTGGGCCCAGTGGTTCCGGCAAGAGTTCGCTGGTGCAAGATGTGCTGCATCCAGCACTAGCAAGAAAACTGCATCGTGCCCAAATTCAAAGTGGAGCCTACCGCGACCTGATCGGGTTGGAACATATCGACAAAATCATCAATGTTGATCAGTCCCCCATTGGCAATGCACCAAGCTCTAACCCTGCTACCTACACTGGGGTGTTTGATCTCATTCGGCAGCTTTATGCCCAGGTGCCTGATTCCAAAGTACGAGGCTACCAGCCACGGCGATTCAGCTTCAATCAACCGGGAGGCCGATGCGAAGCCTGCGTAGGCATGGGACAGAAAAAAATCGAGATGCACTTCCTGCCCGATGTCTGGGTCACCTGCGATGTCTGCCAGGGCAAACGCTATTCACCCGAAACACTGGAGATCCGCTACAAGGGTTACAATATCGCAGAAGTGCTGAACATGCGAATCGCACAGGCACTTGAAGTGTTTACCAACGTGCCTCGCATCAAGGCACTGTTGCAAACCCTGGTCGATGTGGGGCTAGGCTATCTCGAACTGGGCCAGGCTGCCCCCACTCTTTCAGGCGGGGAAGCACAGAGAGTAAAGCTCGCTGCAGAACTGGGCCGACCCAATACGGGAAAAACGATTTATGTGCTGGACGAGCCAACCACCGGGTTACATTTCGACGACATCCGCAAACTGCTCGACGTTCTTCATCGATTAGTTGATCTGGGGAACACCGTTATTGTCGTTGAGCATAACCTGGATGTTATCAAATCATCAGACTGGCTGATTGATCTTGGCCCCGAAGCTGGCGAAGCGGGTGGCAAGATTGTCACGGAGGGCACGCCGGAATGGGCTGTAGACCATGCGAACAACTCCGTCACCATGCCCATCCTGCAGGAAATCCTCCAGGCAGGTCCCTATCTGGAACGCGAGAAGTTCCATAAGCCGAAAGAGGTTGCGGTACCACTCGAAGTGCCGTTAACCCTCAAGGATACCGATGCTGGCAACATTGCCATGCCTTGGGAAGCTGACGGCCCCAAATGGCATTGCCAGGATCGAGTCAGCTACAGCGGCAGGCCTTGCAAGTGGGATGGGATTGCGTTGCAATATGCCATCGAGCTGATCGAACTGCAGAACTCATCATCTCTGGGTAATGTGAATTGGAATCACCGCACCACGGTTGAAATTGCTCATAAAACCAAGAGCCGCGGCTGGTTCCTTCATGCATCGACAGGTGACGAGTGGCTGCTCTGGCTTGGTTTTCGTGTAGCCAAAAATACATTCCAGGAATCTACACTGGAACATTCGTTGAAGTTAACATCGCTGCTTAAGATACCCGGCATGGTCGCTCATAGTGGACAACGACGGATTAAGGTTAGCAACCCGAAAGGCCCCTGGCAAAGTGTTGAAATTGGCGTCTACCAGAAGGCCGATATTGAAACCCCTGCCTTCAAACGTTTTTTGACCGAGGCAGTGAAATCTTTCGCCTCAGTCACCGATCAACTGGAGCGCAGCATTGATAGTCTGATGCCGTGGGCCAAAAATGGCGAACAATGGCATCTGTCTTCCAAGGGTTTTCCACCCGGGCAGGGCTGCAAATGGGATCAGGCAATTCTGAAACAACTACTGACCTCGCTTGGCAAACTTGATCCCAAAGCAACCTACAATTACAACCTGCGCGATGCTATTCACATTAAGCCATCAGGTGCCTCAGCATTCTGGCTTCGTATCAAGACTAAGCTGGCAGATGCTCTGGAAGTCATCTGTTATTGCAAAAAAGGACAGTTCAATCTCGCCAGGATTGAAGAAATTGCATCGGATGTCCATTTCATCACCAATAAGCCAAAACTTGACGAAGCCCAATTCTGTTATTCAGATTTGAAAGAATTTAACCCTCTCAAACTTGTTGCCTTCCTCAAGGAATCTCGTGCCGGCCTGATCCAGGATTACGGCACAGGGGAATAA
- a CDS encoding sigma-70 family RNA polymerase sigma factor, with the protein MEADEQYLLRAFQRGNLDAFGILVHRYQDRLYTSLVRFLDNQEDAQDVMQETFLSAFANARRFKGQSRFYTWIYRIAMNHAIDLHRRKKPRQTLSISQVNQEEPADPNEAEGPQQTLIREEDRQWLRTALKSLSDEHRMVIVMKEIDDMRYEEIAEVLDVPVGTVRSRLHRARLELKDALEQQQKQ; encoded by the coding sequence ATGGAGGCGGATGAACAATATCTGCTACGTGCATTTCAACGAGGTAATCTGGATGCTTTTGGCATTCTGGTTCATCGATATCAGGACAGGCTATACACGTCACTGGTGAGATTCCTGGATAACCAGGAAGATGCGCAAGATGTCATGCAGGAAACATTCCTGAGTGCATTTGCCAACGCCAGGAGGTTCAAAGGACAATCGCGATTTTACACATGGATCTATCGCATTGCCATGAACCATGCCATCGACCTGCATCGAAGGAAAAAACCTCGTCAGACTCTTTCGATTTCTCAGGTCAATCAGGAAGAACCTGCTGATCCGAACGAAGCGGAAGGGCCACAACAGACTCTCATTCGTGAAGAAGACAGGCAATGGCTGAGGACCGCATTGAAATCGCTTTCCGATGAACACCGCATGGTGATCGTGATGAAGGAAATTGACGATATGCGTTACGAGGAAATTGCAGAAGTGCTGGATGTTCCTGTCGGGACGGTGCGAAGCAGATTGCATCGTGCCAGGCTTGAACTGAAAGATGCCCTCGAGCAGCAACAGAAACAGTAA